Proteins from one Halalkalicoccus subterraneus genomic window:
- a CDS encoding M20/M25/M40 family metallo-hydrolase codes for MDERQREFLDELLMTPSPSGFEANGQRVWTEYVRGFADEVRTDAYGNAVAVSEGGSTSIAVVGHADQIGYIVRRIDDDGYLHLGPIGGVDESVSRGQYVTVHADEPVSGVIGQTAIHLREGDDEYDEIRDQKVDVGADDGESARELVSVGDPITVESRVRELQGTRLAASGLDNRVGTWTAAELLRAVADRKGGPTVYAVSTVQEELGVRGAEMVGFDLAPDAAIAVDVTHANDGAGAPADRGGDIELGGGPVIGRGSANHPVLVDALRTAADEAEIPVQLEARGIATGTDADAFYTARGGIASLNLGLPNRYMHTPVEVVDTDDLVGAVELLAATLDRTAEDEQFRVEV; via the coding sequence ATGGACGAGCGTCAACGCGAATTCCTCGACGAGCTGCTGATGACACCCTCGCCCTCCGGGTTCGAGGCTAATGGCCAGCGTGTCTGGACCGAGTACGTCCGCGGTTTCGCCGACGAGGTCCGTACCGACGCCTACGGCAACGCCGTCGCCGTCAGCGAGGGCGGTTCGACGTCGATCGCCGTCGTCGGCCACGCCGACCAGATCGGTTACATCGTCCGCCGGATCGACGACGACGGCTATCTCCATCTGGGGCCGATCGGCGGGGTCGACGAGTCGGTTTCTCGGGGCCAGTACGTGACCGTCCACGCTGACGAGCCCGTTTCCGGGGTGATCGGCCAGACCGCGATCCACCTGCGCGAGGGCGACGACGAGTACGACGAGATCCGCGATCAGAAGGTCGACGTCGGCGCCGACGACGGCGAGTCGGCCCGCGAACTCGTCTCCGTCGGCGATCCCATCACCGTCGAGTCCCGAGTCCGGGAGCTTCAGGGGACTCGGCTGGCGGCCAGCGGACTGGACAACCGCGTCGGGACGTGGACCGCCGCGGAGCTCCTGCGGGCGGTCGCGGACCGGAAGGGCGGCCCGACGGTCTATGCCGTGAGCACGGTCCAAGAGGAACTCGGCGTTCGGGGCGCGGAGATGGTCGGGTTCGATCTCGCGCCCGACGCCGCCATCGCCGTGGACGTGACCCACGCGAACGACGGTGCAGGCGCGCCCGCGGACCGCGGCGGCGACATCGAACTCGGTGGGGGGCCGGTGATCGGCCGGGGCAGCGCGAACCACCCGGTGTTGGTCGACGCCCTTAGAACCGCCGCCGACGAGGCGGAAATCCCCGTCCAGCTCGAAGCCCGCGGGATCGCGACCGGAACCGACGCCGACGCCTTCTATACCGCACGCGGCGGGATCGCCTCGCTGAACCTCGGGCTTCCGAACCGCTACATGCACACGCCCGTCGAAGTCGTGGACACCGACGACCTCGTGGGGGCGGTGGAGCTCCTCGCGGCGACGCTCGACCGGACGGCCGAGGACGAGCAGTTCCGCGTCGAGGTGTAA